GCGGAATGCAAGCCATGATACATTAGTATGGCACTACATTCCGTCCCCAGAAACATGATCTCAATGAATTCAATAGGTTAGATGGTGCACCCGTACACAAAATACCCTAAATCCCCACATTCATGTTAAAGATGGGTTAGGTGTCGCGGTCTGCCGGAACGGCGGCGCGTAGAGCATTCCGCCTTCGGTCCACTGGGCGTTGAGGCCCCGGTCGAGGCCGATGAGGGTCTCCCTGCCGAGGTGCTTCTCGAAGACCTCGCCGTAGTTGCCCACCTGCGCGATGAGGTTCATCGCCCAGTCCTTGGACGAACCCAGCCGCTCGGGGCGACCCGATGACCTGAAAGCGTGGACGTAAGGGTCTCGGGGGGCCGGGGAACCACGTGCGCTGGTCCCTCAACGCCATGATCGCGGCCGAGGAGATGGGCGTGACCTCCAAGAACGTGAAGGCGGTGGCGTCCAAGGAGAACAAGAACAAGGAGGTCAACCGCCTGCTCGGTCCGGGGCAGGTGAGCGGGCAGATGGCCGATGTTGCGCTACGGCGCCGCGCGCTTCGGGCGAGGCGCCGCCGCCGCGGGCGCCTGGGCGGATTCCTCCGCCTACACCTTTTCGGAACTTGCCGATTTTCCCGGACTACCTCAGGGACGCGTGGGCGGCCGGTCAGGGGACACGAAAAAGCTGGCCCCTTCACCCGTTAGGTGGCAGGAGCCAGCTTGCCCAATTTCCGCCATTGGGCTGGCGAAGAGGGGGCTGCGCGCCCCTTCGACACTGAGACCCGACGCGGCTATCGGCTAGCGTCCGACCGGCGGACCGCATTGAACGGGGTTTAGGCGTTCTCGAACGCCTCCACCGCCGCCGCCTGCGAATCGTAGACCGTGATGACCTTGTCGAGGCCGCTGAGTTTGAAAACGCCGCGAACCCCTTCCTGAAGCGCGCACATGGCATACTTCTTTCCCGGCTCGTTGAATTTCCTTGCAATCGACAAGACGACTCTCATGCCCGCGCTGCTGAAAAACGTCACCTGCTCGAAGTCGAGGATCAGGGCTTGATCCGACGGATCGATTCCGTTCTCCAACATGTGCTCGAACAGGTTCGCGCTGTCGTCGCTGACACGACCCACGGGCATCGCGATCACGATTCCGCCCTTGCGGCCCCACTTGATATCGATGTCCATGGGTTTCGACTCCTTTCGATCCGGACGGCGACCGAGGCTTGCGACTCACACTTGGATCACCCGCGGGTACATCGTTTCCAGGAACGAGTCCGTGGAAGTCTTCGGGCCCCGCTGGCGTCATTCCCTCGGCGATGTACCTTTTGGTGGCTTCATCGGCCTTTTCCCAGTTCCCTCACGCCTTCGCGGCGTCCGCTCACGGCCCTCCGTCAAGTCGCTGAGCAGGTGCACGCGGTCCCCGATCTCGCACCAGCGACGCGCCTCCGCCAGTTCCGTGGGCGTCACCTCGGCGATTACCGCCAGCACGCGTTCGCTCAGCGCCATGGGATCATCCGCTCATGACCGGGGGGCGAAGGCTCGGGGCTAGATGCCGGGGCTCAAGAGGTTTGACAGGGGGAACGGCCGCCTTGGGCCGCCATCATACAGCCCGTTATGCTTGCGGCCTGACAAGGGCTTCGCGGAAACTTCTTCTGCGAAGCCCTCATGTGGTTGCCGAAGAACCCTTCCTCCGCCTTCCATCAACGCTTCAGGCATGATCTCGTGCCCTCCAGAAAGCCGAACCAGTTATCTGCGAGTTTGCAGTAACCTCTCACTCGTTTGCATCTGCTGGCCAAACGAAACCCGAAACGGCATGCTGACATGACACCTAGCTTTCAGATTGACCCTGATCGGTCAGGCCTGCGCCGAGTTGCGCAGGAGTGTGATTTTGCGTTATATATTAGATACTTATGAGCGTAACTTCGTCTCATGGAGCGCTTGCGTTCCCGTCGTGGATGCGCTTCAATACACCTGCATTCGATTCCAGTTGCTTACGATTTGATTACTAATTCCGTGCTGGCTGAAGGCATAAAAAATTACTGTGGCCTGTGGCCCTCGTCCAGTCAAGGGGTAATGGCGGCGAATGAACCGCCGAGCGTGTCCGTGCATGGCCCGGCAGAATGCGCAATCGTCGCTGCCCCGGCCGTGGCATCGCCACAGACCAAACGAATGCCAGGTAGCAGAGACCGGAGTCACGCGATGTTGGAGAAGAGCGATCGGAAACTCACCAAGCGTACCATCGACGCCTTGGCGGTAACCGGCAAGGACGCAGTCTTCTGGGATAAGGATCTGGCCGGGTTCGGCGTCAGGGTCTACTCCACCGGCCGCAAGGTCTTCGTGGTCCAGACGCGCGGCCCGCAGGGTCCGAAACGCGTCACCCTCGGGCGCTACGGTCAACTGTTGGCGGACGACGCCCGCAAGCAGGCCGCCGAGGCGATCGACCGCGTCAAGCGGGGCCTAGAGCCGTTTCCGGCGCCGGTGGAGCCGGAACTCACCGTGGCGGGTCTGGCGGAACGCTACATGCACGGCCACGTGGCAGTCAACTGCCGGGAGCGGACGCGGGCAGATTACCGCCACATCATCGAGCGCCACATCCTGCCCGAACTCGGCGAACTGCCCATAAGCGAGGTGGACCGGTCGCGGGTCGCTAAGTTCCACTACCGGCGGCGCGAGACTCCACAGGCAGCGAACAACGCGGTCAGGGTCCTGTCGCGGATGCTCTCGATGGCGGAGGCGTGGGAGCTCGTGCCGCCGGGTCGGAACCCCTGCCGGGCGGTGCGCCGGTACAAGGAAGTCAGGCGGGAGAGGTTCCTCACGCCCGAGGAGTACCGGGAGGTGGGCCGGGTGCTCAGGGAGGCGGAGGCCAACGGCTCGGTGGGTCCCTCGGCGGCCGCCGCGCTCCGCCTGTTGATGCTGACCGGCTGCCGGAGGAATGAGATCGTGCAACTCCGGTGGGACGACGTGGACCGGGCGACTCGCGAGTTGAGGCTGAGCAAGACGAAGACGGGACCTCGGAGCGTTCCGCTGACCCCGGCGGTGGAGGCGGTGCTCGACGGGATTCCCCGGAAGGGGGACAACCCCTGGGTGATCGCGGGCAGGAAGGCCGACACGCATATGGTCGACGTGGACGCGGTGTGGGCGCGCCTTCGCGCGAAGGCCGGGCTCAAGGACGTGCGGCTTCACGACCTTCGGCACAGCTGGGCGAGCCGTGCGCTGGCACTCGGGGAGAGTCTGAGCATGATCGGAAAGCTCATGGGTCACGTGCAAGTGGCCACGACCGCGCGTTACGCACATCTGGCGCGCGACACCGAGAAGGCGGCGGCAGCGAAGGTCGGCGGCAGCCTCGGCGCCGACCTCTTCGGGCCGGACGCGGACGCGGGCTGAGGCGGGACGGGGGAGCGCGATGGCGAAACTCGCGACGAGGTCGATATCGAGGCGCACGGTCGAGGCGCTGAAGGTAGACAGAGACACGGTGTTCTGGGA
This Deltaproteobacteria bacterium DNA region includes the following protein-coding sequences:
- a CDS encoding tyrosine-type recombinase/integrase; the encoded protein is MLEKSDRKLTKRTIDALAVTGKDAVFWDKDLAGFGVRVYSTGRKVFVVQTRGPQGPKRVTLGRYGQLLADDARKQAAEAIDRVKRGLEPFPAPVEPELTVAGLAERYMHGHVAVNCRERTRADYRHIIERHILPELGELPISEVDRSRVAKFHYRRRETPQAANNAVRVLSRMLSMAEAWELVPPGRNPCRAVRRYKEVRRERFLTPEEYREVGRVLREAEANGSVGPSAAAALRLLMLTGCRRNEIVQLRWDDVDRATRELRLSKTKTGPRSVPLTPAVEAVLDGIPRKGDNPWVIAGRKADTHMVDVDAVWARLRAKAGLKDVRLHDLRHSWASRALALGESLSMIGKLMGHVQVATTARYAHLARDTEKAAAAKVGGSLGADLFGPDADAG
- a CDS encoding STAS domain-containing protein, translating into MDIDIKWGRKGGIVIAMPVGRVSDDSANLFEHMLENGIDPSDQALILDFEQVTFFSSAGMRVVLSIARKFNEPGKKYAMCALQEGVRGVFKLSGLDKVITVYDSQAAAVEAFENA